A region from the Drosophila takahashii strain IR98-3 E-12201 chromosome 2L, DtakHiC1v2, whole genome shotgun sequence genome encodes:
- the RpL13 gene encoding large ribosomal subunit protein eL13, which translates to MGKGNNMIPNQHYHKWWQRHVKTWFNQPARKVRRHENRVKKAKAVFPRPASGALRPVVRCPTIRYHTKLRAGRGFTLEELKGAGIGASFAKTIGISVDKRRKNKSLESRQRNIQRLKEYRSKLILFPINEKKIRKGESSLEECKLATQLKGRVMPITNEQPAVVEFRDVTKEEKKFKAFATLRKARTDARLVGIRAKRAKEAAESEDAAKGDPKKAKK; encoded by the exons ATGGGTAAGGGTAACAATATGATTCCGAATCAGCACTACCACAAGTGGTGGCAGCGGCATGTGAAGACCTGGTTCAACCAGCCGGCCCGCAAGGTCCGCAGGCACGAGAACCGCGTCAAGAAGGCCAAGGCGGTCTTCCCCCGCCCCGCCAGCGGTGCCCTGCGCCCCGTGGTCCGCTGCCCCACCATCCGCTACCACACCAAGCTGCGTGCCGGCCGTGGTTTCACCCTGGAGGAGCTCAAG GGTGCCGGCATTGGCGCCAGCTTCGCCAAGACCATCGGCATCTCCGTCGACAAGAGGCGCAAGAACAAATCCCTGGAGTCCCGCCAGCGCAACATCCAGCGCCTCAAGGAGTACCGCAGCAAGCTGATCCTGTTCCCCATCAACGAGAAGAAGATCCGCAAGGGCGAGTCCTCGTTGGAGGAATGCAAGCTGGCCACCCAGCTGAAGGGACGCGTCATGCCCATCACCAATGAGCAGCCCGCCGTCGTCGAGTTCCGTGATGtgaccaaggaggagaagaagTTCAAGGCCTTCGCCACGCTGCGCAAG GCTCGCACTGATGCCCGTTTGGTAGGCATCCGCGCCAAGCGCGCCAAGGAGGCCGCCGAGAGCGAGGACGCCGCCAAGGGAGACCccaagaaggccaagaagTAA
- the Dref gene encoding uncharacterized protein Dref → MSEEVSPSPVAIGELKYEDVSQLNFSKLYSPKMKSVYWRYFGFPSNDNNEVITKQNVVCIKCHKVLTNHGNTTNLRAHLQHRHKDLFKSLCQEHDIHVPPRKTPRNVTHPPLSKRNVSSRRVKLEFINNRNHDNASDEELDEAAVATAAMQAEEDASSQTMLYETMVPFTYDEAENLVEEEEQQQRLVMEPKYGRKRKLATPSSALMHGRPIKHEDGGYTNIANLSEALTDIVIKDLRNVDFLYDAGFSDFVRQAMGSSAAMPEPHKIESLINEMHASKFLEIGEMTREFTSEKPFSLAFEQWINVEQRRFLSIYHHYLDEETQSARSMLYATVEYTDYIVFDDLLTDFYLANCTLAIINYDEEEDLLHTYLREKNIPIALCYVSVIDKCLRRVFELEEVATLIEQVKDLMQRHSSEIASKVAEGPLPTYNEHFPWTLYEMLKFFAESISWSEDMDQLVLSAKTVTEALSALVIALDTLRGEDIPLSSMLSPITSKILIKKLGIAEQDDPLMMNVKRTISAVLQAHVISNDNLTAAALLDPRFHRLTTIDNLERTVRMLTQQYNKNFGTLGDGESNEVAATSSVVAVKTEPRAGGSNAARKSKLELLFDIAEIPSPPKRDADSSVETDLKRYRNEVVVQLDESPIEWWLKMGHIYGTLRDLSSLYHSVPGVVSLSFKKALRDQIYDFNKRFMLTGSLIDAILFLHHHNN, encoded by the exons ATGAGCGAAGAGGTGTCCCCATCGCCGGTGGCCATTGGCGAGCTCAAGTACGAGGATGTGTCGCAGCTGAACTTCTCCAAACTGTACTCGCCGAAGATGAAGAGCGTCTACTGGCGCTACTTTGGATTCCCCTCGAACGACAACAACGAGGTGATCACCAAGCAGAATGTGGTCTGCATCAAGTGCCACAAGGTGTTGACCAATCATGGCAACACCACCAATCTGCGTGCCCATCTGCAGCACAGGCACAAGGATCTGTTCAAGAGCCTCTGCCAGGAGCACGACATCCATGTGCCGCCGCGCAAGACGCCGCGCAACGTCACCCATCCGCCGCTCTCCAAGCGCAACGTCTCCTCGCGTCGCGTCAAGCTGGAGTTCATCAATAATCGCAATCACGACAACGCCTCCGACGAGGAACTGGATGAGGCGGCGGTGGCCACTGCGGCCATGCAGGCGGAGGAGGATGCCTCCTCGCAAACGATGCTGTACGAAACCATGGTGCCCTTCACCTACGACGAGGCCGAGAATCTggtcgaggaggaggagcagcagcagcgcctgGTCATGGAGCCCAAGTACGGACGCAAGCGCAAGCTGGCCACTCCCTCGAGCGCCCTGATGCACGGGCGGCCCATCAAGCACGAGGATGGCGGCTATACCAACATAGCCAACCTGTCGGAGGCCCTCACGGATATCGTGATCAAGGATTTGCGCAACGTGGACTTCCTCTACGACGCCGGCTTCAGCGACTTTGTGCGCCAGGCCATGGGCAGTTCGGCTGCCATGCCCGAGCCGCACAAGATCGAGTCGCTGATCAACGAGATGCACGCCTCCAAGTTCCTGGAGATTGGCGAAATGACGCGCGAGTTCACCTCCGAGAAGCCCTTCTCTTTGGCCTTTGAGCAGTGGATCAATGTGGAGCAGCGCCGCTTCCTGAGCATCTATCATCACTATCTGGACGAGGAGACCCAGTCGGCCAGGAGCATGCTGTACGCCACCGTGGAGTACACAGACTATATAGTCTTTGACGATCTGCTGACCgacttttacttggccaacTGCACACTGGCTATTATAAActacgacgaggaggaggacctGCTGCACACCTATCTGCGGGAGAAGA ATATCCCCATTGCTTTGTGCTACGTTTCGGTCATTGACAAATGCCTGCGCCGCGTCTTCGAGCTCGAGGAGGTGGCCACGCTGATAGAGCAGGTGAAAGACCTCATGCAGCGCCATTCCTCGGAAATTGCCTCCAAGGTGGCCGAGGGACCCTTGCCCACGTACAACGAGCACTTCCCCTGGACCCTCTACGAGATGCTCAAGTTCTTTGCCGAGTCCATCTCGTGGTCCGAGGACATGGATCAGCTGGTTTTATCAGCCAAGACAGTGACGGAGGCACTGAGTGCGCTGGTG ATTGCTCTGGACACTCTGCGTGGCGAGGACATCCCCTTGTCCAGCATGCTCTCCCCCATCACCTCGAAGATTCTCATCAAGAAGCTGGGCATTGCCGAGCAGGACGATCCCTTAATGATGAACGTGAAGCGCACAATCTCCGCCGTGCTGCAAGCGCACGTTATATCCAATGACAATTTGACCGCTGCCGCCTTGTTGGACCCGCGCTTCCACCGCCTGACCACCATTGACAACCTGGAGAGAACCGTTCGTATGCTGACCCAGCAGTACAACAAGAACTTTGGAACGCTGGGCGACGGGGAGTCCAACGAAGTGGCGGCAACCTCCAGCGTGGTGGCCGTCAAGACGGAGCCCAGAGCAGGCGGAAGCAACGCAGCCAGAAAGTCGA AATTGGAACTTCTCTTTGACATCGCCGAGATACCTAGTCCTCCGAAGAGGGATGCCGACAGCAGCGTGGAAACCGATCTTAAGCGGTATCGCAACGAAGTGGTCGTTCAGCTGGACGAGTCGCCCATCGAGTGGTGGCTCAAGATGGGTCACATCTACGGAACCCTGCGCGACTTGTCCTCCCTGTACCACAGTGTGCCCGGCGTGGTGAGCCTCAGCTTCAAAAAGGCGCTGCGAGACCAAATCTACGACTTCAACAAGCGATTCATGCTCACCGGGAGTCTCATCGACGCAATCCTCTTTCTACACCATCACAACAATTAG
- the yl gene encoding vitellogenin receptor Yl encodes MFQAEHQVPPSQRSIRAESPKMTTSRRGFNPTSRTRACHSSSRCSSSSARDNLRQKDRTENGLASWRAAARHVAIPVLLLLLGFGGAAAAATSGSADTRCDAGQFQCRDGGCILQAKMCDGRGDCKDGSDELDCDYRLCRAPHWFPCAQPHGACLAAELMCNGIDNCPGGEDELNCPSHPGLGFRLWDTPRRMRNCSEFEFMCQQDRTCIPADFMCDGRTDCGDRSDEVAGCEQAKATCSSSGHLCANGRCLRRKNWVCDGVDDCGDGSDERGCANLCQPEMGKFLCRNRETCLQLSEVCDGHSDCSDGSDETDLCHSKPDCDTKKCPPGAKCHMMPSGGAECHCPTGFRQAKFEDKCEDIDECQERDDLCSQGCENTSGGYRCVCDAGYLMASDNRTCRAIVHVSSDQQPLLLYTTQMTIMGMHLHENNLRNHIYPVAGNLSKVIGVAYDGSHIYWTNIQNEAESIVKANGDGSQAEILLTSGLDAPEDLAVDWLTQNIYFSDNIMRHIAVCSNDGLNCVVLITQDVHQPRSLAVWPQRGLMFWTDWGDKPMIGRASMDGSRSRPIVSENIHWPNGIALDMHQQRIYWVDAKLGSVQTVRPDGSGRRTVLDGMLKHPYGLAIFEDQLYWSDWATKSVHACHKFSGKDHRILAKDRTIYAVHIYHPAKQPNSTHGCENARCSHLCLLAEPEAGGHSCACPDGMILAPDMQRCMLMEKRQRLYVGLGQVLLELEHTAFGRHQVSKTYTLPCVINEMVYNRINGSLIIADNDQHLILEYQPEHQETSVLVRSNLGNVSALSFDHLSRNLYWADVERGVIELLSLQTRQRALIRFFPGQEWPIGLSVMPSEGYMYVVLKARRHRHIDRIPLSGKGEQVHVFEDDLGDDDIRLAADYETQTLFWSDSDLGRISYSSYKQPQSQTFRGKLRRPYSLALVHQDLFWSEMGSPRIFWTHKSNMGPRKMIDIMGSSDPDAILPFVPIAAPSRIPLAASSPAGRESHPCQQQNGGCSHICVGEGPYHSICLCPAGFVYQNAGNRSCVEALDCEFRCRSGECFTLNHRCNGRQDCVDNSDELDCDEQHRRKPKVQCSHRQFACHNGEQCVDKERRCDDRKDCRDQSDEQQCEKFDKTKKCHVHQHACDNGKCVDTSLVCDGTNDCGDNSDEAMCDSAVGCEAGMFQCGSGSCIAGSWECDGRIDCSDGSDEHDKCAHRSCPPDMHRCQLGQCLERSLVCDGHNDCGDKSDELNCNLDTSTVNISCPEDQYQCTSNLKICLPSNVRCNGTTECPRGEDEADCGDVCSIYEFKCRSGRQCIRREFRCDGQKDCGDGSDELSCDQERSNHNQSQIHPWSTPLHQPCRPHLFDCQDGECVDMSRVCNKFADCSNGHDEGPKCATACTTESGRPFCQHKCRASPAGAVCSCFDGYRLDADHKSCSDIDECQEQQPCAQLCENTLGGYQCQCHADFMLRQDRISCKSLQSNGATLLFSTFNEVRNMSEHPVMLGVAWSANDSRITGFDVDMHRQMGYFSSEDEGTLYQIDLQKKVVVRALGLPTPTKVSLDWATGNVYVLSGAQEIHACNFEARMCGRIVRVKSPKHLKHLAVDGYNAWIFYIAIRTKGYGRTSSEIHMARLDGSHREMLMQKTESFMIVLTTDPHQQMLYYVDLHSRTLERISYRSNSGPQRRPEIMLQKTNALMQPSGISLYENNVFIVNLGSVEAVQCALYGSRMCHNIPLNVLNAQDILVTGKSRQPQRSSHPCEHAHCHGLCLQANYGYECMCGNRVAAEGERCPHGAFNEVVLQAGSSNSLELGREQEHAGNHWLMALLVLAAGSLIAGLGYMYYEYRKRGHKDLNINLHFQNPLATLGGPSTKAFLEHERAEPGVGFTPGSTETGSSRGSNDTFTTTSASSQQFSVPNAFQRLLRSRQTTSGDPMAQELLLESPRESNLHSLDGGRQGGGGGRQMPNILVEGVNDDSAHAVGQFG; translated from the exons aTGTTCCAGGCCGAGCACCAGGTGCCCCCCAGCCAGCGAAGCATCCGGGCAGAGAGCCCGAAGATGACCACCAGCCGGCGAGGATTCAACCCAACCTCGCGGACACGTGCTTGCCATTCCAGTTCCCGTTGCAGTTCCAGTTCCGCAAGGGATAACTTACGGCAAAAGGATCGAACAGAGAATGGACTCGCATCCTGGCGAGCTGCTGCACGCCACGTGGCCATCCCGGTGCTCCTGCTTCTGCTGGGCTTTggcggtgctgctgctgccgccacgTCGGGATCAGCGGACACGCGGTGCGATGCGGGACAATTCCAGTGCAGAGACGGCGGCTGCATCTTACAGGCGAAGATGTGCGACGGACGCGGAGACTGCAAGGACGGCTCGGATGAATTGGACTGCG ACTACCGACTGTGCCGAGCGCCACATTGGTTCCCGTGTGCCCAGCCACACGGAGCCTGCCTGGCAGCGGAACTAATGTGCAACGGCATCGACAACTGTCCCGGCGGCGAGGACGAGCTGAATTGCCCTTCCCATCCAGGATTGGGATTCCGATTGTGGGACACCCCCAGGCGCATGCGCAACTGCAGCGAGTTCGAGTTCATGTGCCAGCAAGACCGCACTTGCATTCCGGCTGACTTCATGTGCGACGGACGAACGGACTGTGGGGATAGGTCGGACGAGGTGGCCGGATGCGAGCAGGCGAAGGCCACATGCTCCTCCTCGGGCCACCTCTGCGCCAACGGACGGTGCCTGCGGCGGAAGAACTGGGTCTGCGATGGCGTCGACGATTGCGGCGATGGAAGCGATGAAAGGGGATGCG CGAACCTTTGTCAACCCGAGATGGGCAAATTCCTGTGCCGGAATCGTGAAACCTGCCTGCAGCTCAGCGAAGTGTGCGATGGGCACAGCGACTGTTCCGACGGCAGCGACGAGACTGACTTGTGCCACTCCAAACCAGACTGCGACACAAAAAAGTGTCCGCCGGGAGCCAAGTGCCACATGATGCCCTCCGGTGGGGCCGAGTGCCATTGTCCAACGGGATTCCGGCAGGCCAAATTCGAGGACAAGTGCGAGGACATTGACGAGTGCCAGGAGCGCGATGATCTGTGCAGCCAGGGATGCGAGAACACCTCGGGCGGCTATCGATGCGTCTGCGATGCTGGCTATCTGATGGCCAGTGATAATCGCACCTGTCGCGCCATCGTTCACGTCTCCAGCGATCAGCAGCCCCTCCTGCTGTACACCACCCAGATGACCATCATGGGAATGCATCTGCACGAGAATAACCTACGAAACCACATTTACCCGGTGGCCGGAAATCTCAGCAAGGTGATTGGCGTGGCCTACGATGGCAGTCATATCTACTGGACCAACATCCAGAACGAAGCAGAGAGCATTGTGAAGGCAAATGGCGATGGTTCGCAGGCGGAGATCCTGCTGACCTCCGGTCTGGATGCACCGGAAGACCTGGCCGTGGACTGGCTGACGCAGAACATCTACTTCTCGGACAACATAATGCGGCACATAGCCGTCTGCTCGAACGACGGGCTCAATTGTGTTGTGCTGATCACCCAGGATGTCCACCAGCCGCGATCCCTGGCCGTTTGGCCACAGCGGGGTCTGATGTTCTGGACGGATTGGGGTGACAAGCCCATGATCGGGCGCGCCTCCATGGACGGCAGTAGATCGCGGCCAATAGTGAGCGAGAATATCCACTGGCCCAACGGAATTGCACTGGATATGCACCAGCAGAGGATCTACTGGGTGGACGCCAAGTTGGGCAGCGTGCAAACGGTGCGACCCGATGGCTCCGGCCGACGTACTGTGCTGGATGGGATGCTGAAGCATCCCTATGGCCTGGCCATCTTCGAGGATCAGCTTTATTGGTCGGATTGGGCGACGAAAAGCGTGCATGCGTGCCACAAGTTCTCCGGCAAGGATCATCGCATTCTGGCCAAGGATCGCACCATATACGCCGTGCACATCTATCATCCCGCCAAGCAGCCGAACTCCACGCACGGCTGTGAGAATGCCCGATGCTCGCACCTCTGCCTGCTGGCCGAACCCGAGGCAGGTGGTCATAGTTGCGCCTGTCCGGATGGAATGATATTAGCACCGGATATGCAGCGCTGCATGCTGATGGAGAAGCGACAGCGGTTGTATGTGGGCCTGGGTCAGGTGCTCCTGGAACTCGAGCACACCGCCTTTGGACGGCATCAGGTTAGCAAGACGTACACCCTGCCCTGTGTGATCAACGAAATGGTTTACAACCGCATCAATGGGAGTCTGATAATAGCGGATAATGATCAGCATTTGATTTTGGAGTATCAGCCGGAGCATCAAGAGACCAGCGTCCTGGTTCGCTCCAATTTGGGCAATGTGAGTGCTCTTTCCTTCGATCATCTCAGTCGGAATCTCTACTGGGCGGATGTGGAGCGCGGTGTGATTGAGCTGCTCTCCCTGCAGACGCGACAGCGGGCCCTTATTCGCTTCTTCCCCGGCCAGGAGTGGCCCATTGGACTGAGCGTGATGCCCTCGGAGGGCTATATGTATGTGGTGCTCAAGGCTCGAAGGCACAGGCACATCGATAGGATACCGCTGAGCGGAAAGGGCGAACAGGTGCATGTATTCGAGGATGATTTGGGAGATGATGACATCAGATTGGCCGCCGATTACGAGACACAAACGCTTTTCTGGTCGGACAGCGATCTGGGCAGGATTAGCTACTCGAGCTACAAGCAGCCGCAGAGTCAGACCTTCCGGGGCAAGCTGAGGCGTCCCTATAGCCTGGCTTTAGTCCACCAGGACCTCTTCTGGAGCGAGATGGGCTCGCCGCGAATCTTCTGGACGCACAAGAGCAACATGGGGCCGCGAAAGATGATCGATATCATGGGCAGCAGTGATCCCGACGCCATTCTGCCGTTTGTACCCATCGCTGCGCCTAGTCGGATCCCACTGGCGGCCAGTTCACCCGCGGGACGGGAATCGCATCCCTGCCAGCAGCAGAACGGCGGCTGTTCGCACATCTGCGTGGGCGAGGGTCCCTACCACTCGATCTGTTTGTGCCCAGCGGGATTCGTTTACCAAAACGCGGGCAATCGCAGCTGTGTGGAGGCCCTGGACTGCGAGTTCCGCTGCCGCAGCGGCGAGTGCTTCACCCTGAATCATCGGTGCAACGGACGGCAGGATTGTGTGGACAACTCGGATGAGTTGGACTGCGACGAGCAGCACCGAAGAAAGCCGAAGGTTCAGTGCTCCCACAGGCAGTTCGCCTGCCACAATGGCGAGCAGTGCGTGGACAAGGAGCGACGCTGCGACGATCGCAAGGATTGCCGGGACCAGTCGGATGAGCAGCAGTGCGAGAAGTTCG ACAAGACCAAGAAGTGCCATGTCCACCAGCACGCCTGCGACAATGGCAAGTGCGTGGACACGAGCCTGGTCTGCGATGGAACCAATGACTGCGGCGACAATTCCGACGAGGCCATGTGCGACTCGGCCGTGGGTTGCGAGGCGGGCATGTTCCAGTGCGGCAGCGGTTCCTGCATCGCAGGCAGCTGGGAGTGCGACGGACGGATCGACTGCAGCGACGGATCGGATGAGCACGACAAGTGTGCGCACAGGAGTTGCCCCCCAGACATGCACCGCTGCCAATTGGGACAATGCTTGGAGAGGAGTCTCGTATGCGATGGCCACAACGACTGCGGGGATAAGTCAGATGAACTTAACTGCAATCTAGATACTTCCACGGTGAACATATCCTGCCCGGAGGACCAATATCAGTGCACGAGCAATCTGAAGATCTGTTTGCCATCCAATGTGCGTTGCAATGGCACCACCGAGTGTCCGCGTGGCGAGGATGAGGCCGACTGCGGCGATGTGTGCAGCATCTACGAGTTCAAGTGCCGCTCTGGGAGGCAGTGCATCCGCCGGGAGTTCCGCTGCGATGGGCAGAAGGATTGCGGCGATGGCAGCGATGAGTTGAGCTGCGATCAAGAGAGGAGCAACCACAACCAGAGCCAGATTCACCCCTGGAGCACTCCACTCCATCAGCCCTGTAGGCCGCATCTGTTTGACTGCCAGGATGGCGAGTGCGTGGACATGTCGCGGGTGTGCAACAAGTTCGCCGACTGTTCCAATGGACACGACGAGGGTCCCAAGTGCGCCACGGCCTGCACCACCGAATCGGGTCGCCCGTTTTGCCAGCACAAGTGCCGAGCCTCGCCCGCCGGCGCCGTTTGCTCCTGCTTCGATGGCTATCGCTTGGATGCGGATCACAAGAGTTGCTCGGACATTGACGAGtgccaggagcagcagccatGCGCCCAGCTGTGCGAGAATACGCTGGGCGGCTATCAGTGCCAGTGTCATGCTGATTTCATGCTGCGCCAGGATCGCATCAGTTGCAAGAGCCTCCAGTCGAATGGAGCCACCCTGCTCTTTAGCACCTTTAACGAAGTGCGGAATATGAGCGAACATCCCGTGATGCTCGGTGTGGCCTGGTCGGCGAATGATTCACGGATCACCGGCTTCGATGTGGACATGCATCGGCAGATGGGCTACTTTTCCTCCGAGGATGAGGGCACCCTCTACCAGATTGATCTGCAGAAGAAAGTGGTAGTGCGTGCCTTGGGTCTGCCTACGCCCACGAAAGTCTCCCTGGATTGGGCCACCGGAAATGTGTATGTGCTAAGCGGAGCACAGGAGATCCACGCCTGCAACTTCGAAGCGCGCATGTGCGGCAGGATAGTGCGTGTCAAGAGCCCGAAGCATCTAAAACACCTCGCAGTGGATGGCTACAACGCCTGGATCTTCTACATAGCCATACGCACGAAGGGATACGGGCGGACGAGCTCGGAGATCCACATGGCCAGGCTGGATGGCAGTCACAGGGAGATGCTGATGCAGAAAACCGAGAGCTTCATGATAGTCCTGACCACCGATCCCCATCAGCAGATGCTGTACTACGTGGACCTGCACTCGCGCACGCTGGAGAGGATTAGCTATAGATCGAACTCTGGACCACAACGAAGACCAGAGATAATGCTGCAAAAGACCAACGCTTTGATGCAACCATCGGGGATAAGTTTGTACGAGAATAATGTGTTCATTGTGAACCTGGGCTCCGTTGAAGCGGTGCAGTGCGCCCTCTACGGCTCCCGAATGTGCCATAATATACCCCTCAATGTGCTGAATGCCCAGGACATTCTGGTGACTGGGAAGTCCCGGCAGCCGCAGCGGTCGTCGCATCCCTGCGAGCATGCCCACTGCCATGGGCTGTGCCTGCAGGCGAACTACGGCTACGAGTGCATGTGCGGCAATCGAGTGGCGGCCGAGGGCGAACGTTGTCCCCATGGAGCCTTCAACGAGGTGGTCCTTCAGGCCGGATCATCGAACAGCCTGGAGCTGGGACGAGAGCAGGAGCACGCGGGCAACCATTGGCTAATGGCGCTACTCGTACTCGCCGCCGGATCTTTGATCGCCGGACTCGGGTACATGTACTATGAGTACCGGAAACGCGGCCACAAGGATCTCAATATTAACCTGCATTTCCAGAATCCGCTGGCGACGCTCGGCGGCCCCAGCACCAAAGCGTTCCTGGAGCACGAACGCGCCGAGCCCGGAGTCGGTTTCACGCCAGGATCCACGGAGACGGGATCCAGTCGTGGTAGCAACGACACGTTCACCACCACCAGCGCCTCGTCGCAGCAGTTTAGCGTGCCGAATGCTTTCCAGAGATTACTGCGATCCAGGCAGACGACGTCCGGCGATCCGATGGCTCAGGAATTGCTTCTCGAGAGCCCCAGA GAAAGCAACCTACACTCGCTGGACGGCGGACGGCAAGGAGGCGGAGGCGGTCGGCAGATGCCCAACATCCTGGTGGAGGGCGTTAACGATGATTCCGCCCATGCAGTCGGACAATTCGGCTGA